The DNA segment CAGGCTTTAACACCGTAATTACCTCTACCTTAGCGGGTTCAATGAGTAACTTTCTCAACAAACTCTCAGCCCTACTAGTACTCTGGGTAGGTGCTTATTTAGTTCTAGAAGGAAAACTCAGTTTAGGACAATTAATCGCTTTCCGGATTATTTCCGGTTATGTAACTTCGCCAATTTTGCGTTTAACACAACTATGGCAGAACTTCCAAGAAACCGCTCTATCTCTAGAACGTCTCAGTGATATCGTCGATCATCCTCAAGAAGCAGAAGCAGATCGAGATAACATTCCTATGCCTTTGATCATCGGAGAGGTACAATATCGAGACGTATCCTTCCGCTTTAAACAAAATGGCAGTCTGCAACTGCGTAACGTCAACTTAAAAGTAGCTCCCAAAACTTTTGTCGGGGTAGTAGGAGAAAGTGGAGCAGGAAAAAGTACCCTCACTAAGTTATTACCACGTTTATACGAACCAGAAGGCGGACAAATTCTCATTGATGGTTACGAAGTTAATAAGGTAGAACTGTACTCCCTGCGTCGTCAGATCGGCATGGTTCCCCAAGAAACTCTTCTCTTCGATGGTAGCATCCGTGACAACATCGCTTTAACTAATCCCGAAGCGACCTTTGAAGAAATTATTAAAGCCGCTAAAATAGCCGTAGCTCACGAATTTATCATGAGTTTATCCAACGGTTACAACACCAGAGTCGGAGAAAGAGGCGCCTCTCTTTCAGGGGGACAACGTCAGCGTATAGCCATCGCTCGTTCGGTACTGCAAAAACCCAGACTGTTAATTTTAGACGAAGCGACAAGCGCTCTTGACTACTCTACAGAAAGAGAAGTATGTCATAACTTGATGGGAGAGTTTAAAGATCGCACCGTTTTCTTTATTACCCACCGTCTAGCTACCATCCAACGCGCCGATTTAATCATTTTGATGTCCGAGGGTGGAATCGCTGAAGAAGGTAATCATCAGCAACTAATGGCGAGAGAAGGCATGTATTACACTTTGTTCCAAAAAGACAAGCAAAAAGCCCAAGGAGAAAATTAAAAGTTAGAATCAAAGATAGGGGAAAGAATGTAACCTTTCCTCTTCCACGGATAACACTTATAACTGAGGTAAGTTAAACAAAATGACGAATAATAACGGTAGTAACGGTAAAGTTTCCCAGAATATTAATGTTGGTAACGGTAACGGTAAAGCTAAACCAAATCAAACAGCGATTCTCCCTCAAAATCCCACAAGTAGACAAAAAATAGAAAATTTTGAGCAACAGGTGATTCTGAAGCAGACCAACTTCTGGTCAAGAGCGATCGCCTGGACAATTATCGGCGTCTCGACTTTCGGTTTATTGTGGGCGTCTTTTGCCAAAATCGAACAGGTAGTTAACGCTGCCGGTCAATTGGAGCCAGTGGGAACTGTCAAAGAGGTAAAACCGCCCATCAATGGCGTCGTTAAAGAGGTTCTGGTAGAAGACGGGGATCAGGTCGAACAAGGTCAAGTATTAATTATCTTTGATTCGGACGCTTCTGAAGCCGAGTTAGTGGCACTTCAGGAGATTCAGCGTTCCTTAACCCAAGAAAATCAGTTTTATAGAACTCTTCTCAATGAGGCTGTCTCAGAGAGCGAACGAGAAACCGCGATTATTCGCTTGGATTTACCCCCAGAAATAGCCAATCTGTCTCGCAATTTGAGCGAGTTAAATGCAGAAAATGAGATGCTTAATTTCTATCTTGATCCCAACACAGTAGCAGAAACTGCTTTATCCCCAACAACACAGGCTAGATTAAGAGCAATTAGAGCAGAATATAGTTCCCGCAGCGATTCATCTAATCTGGAAATAGGACAATTAGAAAGACAACTAGCTCAGAACGCACTGCAACTAACCGACGCACAGGCAAAGTTAGCGACAGATCAACAAGTACTCGCAGAAATTAAAGAACGTAATCGAATAGCGATCGCTAAAGCAGAAGAAAGTTTAACGATTGACGAAGGAATTTTAACAGATATTGAACCATTAGTAGAAGAAGGTGCTCTAGCACGGCTACAACTACAACAACAACGACAACAAGTAAACGATCGCTTTAAAGACGTAGTAGAACAGAGAGCTAACGGTACTATAGAGTACAATAACCAACAACAACAGGTACAAACCCGCTTAGCAGAAATCGACCAACTTCTAGAGGAAAAACAAAGATTACAATTAGCCGTAGCTCAAGGTCAAGCAGATTCAACCAACGTCACCGCTTTGTCAGAAACAAATATCAGAGAACAATTAGCCACTAACGAGCAAAGAATCGCTGACTTAGAAAGTCAACTGACCAAACTAATCGTAGAAAATGACAAAAACATTGCTGAAAACGCTAGTCAAATTAGTCGGGCTGAGCAAACATTGAAATACCAAGAGTTGCGCGCCCCCGTAGCTGGGACCGTTTTCGATCTTCAAGCCTTTCCTGGTTTTGTTCCCCAACCGAGTCAAGCAGAAGTTTTACTAAAAATCGTCCCCGATGACAGTCTCGTAGCTAAAGTTTATATCACCAACAAAGATATTGGTTTTGTGCGTGAAAACATGAATACCGACGTCAGAATCGACTCTTTCCCCTTTAGCGAGTTTGGAGATATTAAAGGCGAAGTAATTTGGATTGGCTCAGACGCTTTACCACCAGATCAATTCAACCAATACTATCGCTTTCCAGTAAAAATCAAGTTGGATACCCAATATCTGGAGATAAATGACCGACAACTTTCTCTACAGTCAGGGATGTCTGTGAGCGCGAATATCAAAGTACGGGAAAATCGTACCGTCTTAAGCTTGGTGACCGAACTATTTACCGAAAAAACAGACACTCTCAAACAAGTACGTTAGTTGAGGTAGTTGAGGATCTCTGGTTTAAAACTAGCCAGAATCTCTTTACCTCGGGTTTTTAGAGTCGCAGAACTATCAATAGCCACCAGGTATTTACCCTCTTTGAGGCGATTAAGGTAAACTAAATCGTCTCCACTTCCACTACCGGTGCTTAACCCCACACCTCCACCCACAAAAATACTCCCCATAGCGCCGGCGATCGCACCAAACAACCCCCCAATCAGGTGGTTACCGAGAGATCCAGCCCAAGGGAATAAATCAAACTGAGTGATACTATTAAAAGTGTAACCCGCAGCAAAACCGAAAGGAATCAGCCAATAAGACATCTGTAGAGCCCTGGCTTTTCCCAATTCGGTAGGGTTGACTAGACCAAATTCAGATGGTGTTTGATAGCCCTGACCAATAATTTGAATTTGAGACTGGGGTAGTCCCGCTTTTTCCAGAGCGGTGTAGGCGGCTTCAGCTTCAATACGGTTGGCAAAAACGGCGATTAAATAATTCATATTTAGATTTTTTTTTCTAAGAATAGACTACTACAAAAAGGACCCAGGTTTAAACTATTAACTGTACGATGAGAAAAGAATTACTACAGGGAGAAAACTATGGCAAAAATTCTAGTATCTGATCCTATAGATCAAGCAGGAATTGATATTTTGGCCCAGGTGGCCCAAGTCGACATCAATACTGGGTTGTCAGCAGCAGAAATACTGAAAATAATCCCTGAATACGATGCTCTGATGGTGCGATCAGGAACCAAAGTAACCAAAGAAATCATTGAAGCAGGTACCAATCTCAAAATTATCGGACGAGCAGGAGTAGGTGTAGATAACATCGACGTCCCCACTTCAACTCGTCAAGGAATCGTGGTAGTCAACTCCCCCGAGGGGAATACAATCGCCGCGGCTGAGCACGCCCTAGCGATGATGTTATCTCTATCTCGCTGTATTCCTGAAGCTAACCAGTCCGTCAAAGCCCAAAAATGGGAACGGGGTAAATTTATCGGCTCAGAAGTCTACAAGAAGACTCTAGGAGTCGTGGGGTTGGGCAAAATTGGGTCTCACGTTGTCACAGCAGCCAAAGCTATGGGAATGAAAATCCTCGCTTATGATCCCTTTATCTCTAGAGATCGCGCCGAGCAACTCGGTTGTAGTCTAGTAGACTTAGATTTACTCTTTAGTGAATCCGATTACATTACTCTCCATGTACCTAAAACCCCAGAAACAACTCATCTGATTAACGCCGAAGCCTTGAAAAAGATGAAACCCACTACCCGCATTATTAATTGTTCAAGGGGAGGAATCATCGATGAAGATGCTTTAGCTGAAGCTTTGATTAAAGATCAAATCGCTGGAGCGGCTTTAGACGTGTTTGAAAATGAACCTCTGGGAGAGTCTAAACTCAGAGATTTAGGGGCGAAAATCATTTTAACCCCCCATTTAGGCGCTTCTACTACCGAAGCACAGGTAAATGTAGCCATTGACGTGGCTGAGCAAATTAGGGATGTGTTGTTAGGACTACCCGCTCGTTCTGCGGTCAATATTCCGGGATTAACACCCCAAGTAATGGAAAAATTACGTCCCTATCTACAACTAGCCGAAACTCTGGGTAATTTAGTGGGACAGTTAGCAGGAGGCGGAATCGACTGGCTAGACGTCAAATTACAAGGACAACTAGCCACAGCTCAAAGTCAACCCATTGTCACCGCTTCGGTAAAAGGTCTACTATCCCAAGCTTTACGAGAAAGAGTTAACTACGTAAATGCGACTATAGAAGCGAAGGAACGGGGAATCAGAGTTACTGATACTAGAGACGAATCGATAGAAGATTACTCAGGTTCATTACATTTAAAAGCTAGGGGAGCTACAGGAGAACATTCGGTAACAGGAGCTCTACTCAGTAATGGGGAAATTCGCATTACCGATGTCAACGATTTTCCCGTTAACGTACCGCCGAGTAATTATATGTTATTTACTCTCCATCGCGATATGCCTGGTATCATAGGTAGGATAGGCTCATTACTAGGCAGTTTTAACGTTAACATTGCCAGCATGCAAGTGGGACGCAAAATTGTTCGAGGTGATGCGGTTATGGTACTAAGTCTTGATGATCCTTTACCCGAGGGACTGCTGTCAGAAATTACTAAGGTCCCAGGTATTAGTGATGCTTACACGGTTAAGCTTTAGGTAAAAAATGGGGAGAATATGAATATAAGCTGGTGGGAAATAAAAATTCTTTGTGACCCGAAACTGGAAGATACCGTGTTTTGGCGTTTACAAGAATGTGGCTTTAGTGGTACTGCTACCGAAGTAAAAGACGAATTTTTACTTATTTGTGCTTATCTTCCTCAATCTCAGATTACTCCCCTAGATTTAGCGGCGATCGCTCAATGGTTAAAAGAGGATGCTCTTAGATTGGGTTTAGCCACACCAGTCACAGCTTGGGAGTTGATTCCAGAACGAGATTGGCAAGATGCTTGGAAAAAACACTGGCAACCTCAACCTGTAGGCGATCGCCTATTAATTTATCCCGCTTGGTTAGAACCCCCAACTGAATCTGAAAGAAAGATTTTGCGTCTAAATCCAGGAATAGCTTTTGGTACGGGAGAACACCCCACCACTCAATTATGTCTAGCTTCTCTGGAAATGCATTTTTATGACACTCCTTCACAAGAACAAATCATTGCTGATATAGGATGTGGTTCCGGTATTCTCTCTATAGCGGCACTTTTATTGGGTGCTACTAAAGTTTACGCAGTAGATACAGATCCCTTGGCTGTTAATAGTGCGATTCATAATCGAGAACTCAATCGGATTTCGCCTGCACAAATGCTCATTACCCAGGGGAGCGTTCCTGAATTAGCTGAAAAAATGACTTCTCCAGTGGATGGAATTGTCTGCAACATCCTAGCAGAGGTAATCATTGAGTTGATTCCTCAAATAACCCAATTGGCTAAACCTACCACCTGGGCTGTATTCAGCGGTTTGATTTTAGACCAAATTCAGCCCGTTGTCGATGTATTAGAAGAGTACAATTGGTCTTTGACGACTATTTGGAAACGTGAGCAATGGTGCTGTTTAAATTTGCGCCGTTAAAAGGTTATAATTAT comes from the Gloeocapsa sp. PCC 73106 genome and includes:
- the prmA gene encoding 50S ribosomal protein L11 methyltransferase — translated: MNISWWEIKILCDPKLEDTVFWRLQECGFSGTATEVKDEFLLICAYLPQSQITPLDLAAIAQWLKEDALRLGLATPVTAWELIPERDWQDAWKKHWQPQPVGDRLLIYPAWLEPPTESERKILRLNPGIAFGTGEHPTTQLCLASLEMHFYDTPSQEQIIADIGCGSGILSIAALLLGATKVYAVDTDPLAVNSAIHNRELNRISPAQMLITQGSVPELAEKMTSPVDGIVCNILAEVIIELIPQITQLAKPTTWAVFSGLILDQIQPVVDVLEEYNWSLTTIWKREQWCCLNLRR
- a CDS encoding HlyD family efflux transporter periplasmic adaptor subunit; the encoded protein is MTNNNGSNGKVSQNINVGNGNGKAKPNQTAILPQNPTSRQKIENFEQQVILKQTNFWSRAIAWTIIGVSTFGLLWASFAKIEQVVNAAGQLEPVGTVKEVKPPINGVVKEVLVEDGDQVEQGQVLIIFDSDASEAELVALQEIQRSLTQENQFYRTLLNEAVSESERETAIIRLDLPPEIANLSRNLSELNAENEMLNFYLDPNTVAETALSPTTQARLRAIRAEYSSRSDSSNLEIGQLERQLAQNALQLTDAQAKLATDQQVLAEIKERNRIAIAKAEESLTIDEGILTDIEPLVEEGALARLQLQQQRQQVNDRFKDVVEQRANGTIEYNNQQQQVQTRLAEIDQLLEEKQRLQLAVAQGQADSTNVTALSETNIREQLATNEQRIADLESQLTKLIVENDKNIAENASQISRAEQTLKYQELRAPVAGTVFDLQAFPGFVPQPSQAEVLLKIVPDDSLVAKVYITNKDIGFVRENMNTDVRIDSFPFSEFGDIKGEVIWIGSDALPPDQFNQYYRFPVKIKLDTQYLEINDRQLSLQSGMSVSANIKVRENRTVLSLVTELFTEKTDTLKQVR
- the serA gene encoding phosphoglycerate dehydrogenase codes for the protein MAKILVSDPIDQAGIDILAQVAQVDINTGLSAAEILKIIPEYDALMVRSGTKVTKEIIEAGTNLKIIGRAGVGVDNIDVPTSTRQGIVVVNSPEGNTIAAAEHALAMMLSLSRCIPEANQSVKAQKWERGKFIGSEVYKKTLGVVGLGKIGSHVVTAAKAMGMKILAYDPFISRDRAEQLGCSLVDLDLLFSESDYITLHVPKTPETTHLINAEALKKMKPTTRIINCSRGGIIDEDALAEALIKDQIAGAALDVFENEPLGESKLRDLGAKIILTPHLGASTTEAQVNVAIDVAEQIRDVLLGLPARSAVNIPGLTPQVMEKLRPYLQLAETLGNLVGQLAGGGIDWLDVKLQGQLATAQSQPIVTASVKGLLSQALRERVNYVNATIEAKERGIRVTDTRDESIEDYSGSLHLKARGATGEHSVTGALLSNGEIRITDVNDFPVNVPPSNYMLFTLHRDMPGIIGRIGSLLGSFNVNIASMQVGRKIVRGDAVMVLSLDDPLPEGLLSEITKVPGISDAYTVKL